The proteins below come from a single Candidatus Epulonipiscium sp. genomic window:
- the fabD gene encoding ACP S-malonyltransferase: protein MKTAFLFAGQGSQYINMGRDLAENIEECNEVFEEANGVLDFDIRKLCFEDKQGRLNQTRYTQPAILTVNMIALRAIEKKIKPDMVAGLSLGEYSALIASGALDFKEGVSLVRKRGQFMEEAVPSNIGGMSAVLGLSKEELENTLNTITEGIVEASNFNCPGQIVIGGELKALKIAEEQLKLAGAKRVIPLTVSGPFHTSMLKGAAQKLEKELEGINFKDISIPVISNVNANYVKKEEIKSLLKRQIMSSVLWEQSINKMIEEGVDTFIELGPGKVLTGFIRKINRSVTVCNVEDMTSLEKTLEILRR, encoded by the coding sequence ATGAAAACTGCATTTTTGTTTGCAGGCCAAGGCTCCCAGTATATAAATATGGGAAGAGATTTGGCAGAGAATATAGAAGAATGTAACGAGGTTTTTGAAGAGGCAAATGGGGTCTTAGACTTTGATATTAGGAAGTTATGCTTTGAAGATAAACAAGGAAGATTAAATCAAACAAGATATACGCAACCTGCTATTTTAACTGTGAATATGATAGCCCTAAGGGCAATAGAAAAAAAGATAAAACCGGATATGGTAGCAGGCCTTAGTCTAGGGGAATATTCGGCCTTGATAGCAAGTGGTGCCCTAGATTTTAAGGAAGGGGTATCCTTGGTTAGAAAAAGAGGGCAGTTTATGGAGGAGGCTGTTCCTAGCAATATTGGAGGAATGAGTGCAGTCTTAGGACTTTCCAAGGAAGAACTAGAAAATACTCTAAATACAATCACTGAGGGAATAGTGGAAGCTTCTAATTTTAATTGCCCAGGACAGATTGTAATAGGAGGGGAGCTAAAAGCTCTAAAAATAGCAGAAGAACAGTTAAAGCTTGCGGGAGCAAAGAGGGTAATACCCCTTACTGTCAGTGGGCCTTTTCATACTTCAATGCTAAAGGGAGCGGCCCAAAAATTAGAAAAAGAATTAGAAGGCATTAATTTTAAAGATATATCTATCCCTGTTATTAGCAATGTGAACGCCAATTATGTGAAAAAAGAAGAAATAAAAAGCCTACTTAAAAGGCAGATAATGAGTTCAGTTTTATGGGAACAAAGCATTAATAAAATGATAGAAGAAGGGGTAGATACTTTTATAGAATTAGGACCGGGCAAAGTTTTAACTGGTTTTATTAGAAAAATAAACCGTTCTGTTACTGTATGTAATGTAGAAGACATGACATCCTTGGAAAAAACCTTAGAAATTCTTAGGAGGTAG
- the fabG gene encoding 3-oxoacyl-[acyl-carrier-protein] reductase translates to MENNKNALVTGGSRGIGKEIALYLAEKGMNITFSYISNEEAAKKTIKEIEAKGVKALGIKADASSYKDCEDLVNTTFKKLGSIDVLVNNAGIIRDNLILRMKEEEFDEVIKVNLKGTFNCIKHVSKIMIKQKHGRIINISSVIGLMGNIGQINYAAAKAGILGITKSAAKELALRGITVNAVAPGFIESDMTDTLSDKHKEAIVKAIPLGRIGKAREVANLVGFLASDEANYITGQVIAIDGGMAMGSL, encoded by the coding sequence ATGGAAAACAATAAAAATGCCCTTGTAACTGGGGGCAGTAGAGGAATAGGAAAAGAAATTGCCCTTTATTTAGCTGAAAAGGGTATGAATATAACATTTAGCTATATAAGCAATGAAGAGGCAGCCAAAAAGACAATAAAAGAAATAGAAGCAAAGGGAGTAAAAGCCTTAGGAATAAAGGCAGATGCCAGCTCCTATAAAGATTGTGAGGATTTAGTAAACACAACCTTTAAAAAATTAGGATCCATTGATGTTCTAGTAAATAATGCAGGAATAATAAGGGATAACCTAATTCTTAGGATGAAAGAAGAGGAGTTTGACGAAGTTATAAAGGTTAATTTAAAAGGTACATTTAATTGCATAAAACATGTAAGTAAGATAATGATAAAGCAAAAACATGGTAGGATTATAAATATATCTTCTGTTATAGGGCTTATGGGGAATATAGGTCAAATAAATTATGCAGCAGCTAAAGCGGGGATTTTAGGAATTACCAAATCAGCAGCTAAAGAACTAGCCCTAAGGGGAATTACCGTTAATGCAGTGGCACCAGGATTCATTGAAAGTGATATGACAGATACTCTTTCGGATAAACATAAAGAAGCAATAGTAAAGGCAATTCCCCTAGGAAGAATAGGCAAGGCTAGGGAAGTTGCTAATTTAGTAGGATTTTTGGCTTCTGATGAAGCAAATTATATTACAGGTCAGGTTATAGCTATAGATGGTGGAATGGCAATGGGAAGCCTTTAG
- the acpP gene encoding acyl carrier protein encodes MILKKIQEIIVEQLGVDESEIKLESNFQEDLDADSLDLFQIVMALEEEFELEIPNEDMEGIRTVEDAVKYIESKQE; translated from the coding sequence ATGATATTAAAGAAAATACAAGAGATTATAGTAGAACAACTAGGGGTTGATGAAAGCGAAATCAAGCTAGAGTCTAATTTTCAAGAAGATTTAGATGCCGATTCTTTGGATTTATTCCAAATAGTAATGGCATTAGAAGAAGAATTTGAACTAGAAATTCCTAATGAAGATATGGAAGGCATTAGGACAGTAGAAGATGCAGTAAAGTATATTGAGTCCAAGCAGGAATAA
- the fabK gene encoding enoyl-[acyl-carrier-protein] reductase FabK, translated as MHGFWSEIGVKYPIIQGGMAWIADHSLAAAVSNAGGLGIIASGNAPTPYVRDEIRKTKGLTNKPFGVNIMLLSDNAEEIAHLVCEEGVKVITTGAGNPGKYMDMWKEHGIKVIPVIPSVALAKRMERCGADAVIAEGCEAGGHVGELTTMALLPQVADGIKIPVIAAGGIGDGRGIAATLMLGAIGVQVGTRFLVAKECTIHQAYKDRILKANDIDTVVTGRPTGHPVRILRNRLSRELLKLEKIAASLDKYEELGQGALPRATREGDVDGGSVMAGQIAGMINKEQTCTEIIEEMFKEANEILINKANYLL; from the coding sequence ATGCATGGTTTTTGGAGTGAAATAGGAGTAAAATATCCCATTATTCAAGGGGGTATGGCATGGATTGCAGATCATAGTCTAGCTGCTGCCGTTTCTAATGCAGGAGGCCTTGGGATTATTGCCTCCGGTAATGCCCCGACTCCTTATGTAAGGGATGAAATAAGAAAAACGAAAGGATTAACCAATAAACCCTTTGGGGTTAATATAATGCTTCTTAGTGATAACGCTGAAGAGATAGCTCATCTCGTATGTGAAGAGGGGGTAAAGGTTATTACAACAGGGGCAGGGAATCCGGGAAAATATATGGATATGTGGAAAGAACACGGTATAAAAGTAATACCTGTTATACCATCTGTGGCCTTGGCAAAAAGGATGGAAAGATGTGGTGCCGATGCTGTGATTGCAGAGGGCTGCGAGGCTGGAGGTCATGTTGGGGAACTAACTACCATGGCACTTCTTCCTCAAGTGGCGGATGGAATAAAAATTCCCGTTATTGCCGCAGGGGGTATAGGAGATGGTAGAGGGATTGCAGCAACCCTTATGTTAGGTGCAATAGGGGTACAAGTGGGAACAAGATTTTTAGTCGCAAAAGAGTGTACCATACATCAAGCTTACAAAGATAGAATCTTAAAGGCAAATGATATAGATACCGTAGTAACAGGAAGACCAACAGGGCATCCTGTTAGGATTCTTAGGAATAGACTATCAAGGGAGCTTTTAAAACTTGAAAAAATAGCGGCATCCTTAGACAAATATGAAGAACTAGGTCAAGGGGCTCTTCCAAGGGCAACAAGAGAAGGGGATGTTGATGGGGGTTCGGTTATGGCAGGACAGATTGCAGGAATGATTAATAAAGAGCAAACCTGTACTGAAATTATAGAAGAAATGTTCAAGGAAGCAAATGAAATACTAATAAATAAAGCTAATTATCTATTATAA
- a CDS encoding ketoacyl-ACP synthase III, with protein sequence MYEAKIIGTGSFVPEQIITNDMLSNIVETTDEWIASRTGIRKRRISTGENTSEIASKAAKEALKDAKITPDKVDLIIVATITPDSFMPSTACLVQKEIGAYNATCFDISAACSGFIYALNTGFQFIRSGQSKTILIIGADTNSKILDWSDRSTCVLFGDGAGAVVLQRSTEKGLISFYTGSNGRGDELLSCPGAHMNHPFMDATKEEQSIMHMNGKEVYRFSTTIVPQSIEMVLNNGAYTNEDIKYYVLHQANARIMDAVAKKMGIDINKFYKNIQDYGNTTAATIPIALNEMNQKRIIKKDDLLVLVGFGGGLTWGSVLLQWK encoded by the coding sequence ATGTATGAAGCTAAGATTATTGGGACAGGAAGCTTTGTTCCGGAGCAAATTATAACCAATGATATGTTATCTAATATAGTAGAAACCACTGATGAATGGATTGCCAGCCGAACAGGAATAAGAAAAAGAAGGATATCAACGGGGGAAAATACATCAGAAATAGCCTCAAAGGCTGCTAAGGAGGCCCTTAAAGATGCGAAAATTACACCGGATAAAGTGGATTTGATTATAGTTGCCACCATAACCCCGGATTCTTTTATGCCCTCTACTGCATGTTTGGTACAAAAAGAAATTGGTGCTTATAATGCGACTTGTTTTGATATCTCAGCAGCCTGTTCAGGGTTTATATATGCTCTTAACACAGGTTTCCAATTTATCCGTTCAGGACAAAGTAAAACCATCTTAATAATCGGAGCAGATACCAATTCAAAGATACTGGATTGGTCCGATAGAAGTACCTGTGTCCTGTTTGGGGATGGGGCGGGGGCTGTAGTTTTACAAAGAAGCACTGAAAAAGGATTAATATCTTTTTATACGGGTTCTAATGGCAGGGGAGATGAATTATTATCTTGTCCTGGGGCTCATATGAACCATCCTTTTATGGATGCCACCAAGGAAGAACAATCAATCATGCATATGAATGGAAAGGAAGTATACCGCTTTTCTACCACTATAGTTCCACAGAGTATAGAAATGGTATTAAATAATGGGGCTTATACAAATGAAGATATAAAATACTATGTGCTCCACCAGGCCAATGCAAGGATAATGGATGCAGTAGCAAAAAAGATGGGCATAGATATTAATAAGTTTTATAAAAATATTCAGGATTACGGCAACACAACTGCCGCAACCATTCCCATAGCATTAAATGAAATGAATCAAAAAAGGATAATAAAAAAAGATGATTTATTAGTATTGGTTGGATTTGGAGGAGGCCTAACCTGGGGTTCGGTGTTACTCCAATGGAAATAA